ACATATTTTTAGTTAAGATTTATATAAAGTGAAAATAAGAATCAGCTACACTTAACTGGACAATAAAATTAGGCCAAGTAGACTAACCACCAAATTTGTTATGGGCAGGTGCTGAACGAATGGATACAAAAATCCCAATGCCAATTCATAATATTCTCAGTCATTATATTGCTGTTTTTCATGAGAGGATCCCCAATACTCTTGAGGGACTTTATATACACGGATCAATCGCTCTTGATGCCTATATTCATGAATCTAGTGATATTGATTTCGTTGCGATCATTAACCGTCAATTGACCGAACCAGAGGTAAAAACTTTGTCCAAACTCCATCAAGAACTAGCTGTGAAGTACAAAAAGACTGGTATGGATGGATGCTATCTATTGTTGGAAGACATGGGAAAAGCAGATCTCCACAAACGTTTATATACAATCGATGGCAAGGTGGATTGGAGTGATCAGGTTACAAATCCAATTACGTGGTGGATTCTAAAAAACAAGGGAATTACCATCATTGGCCAAGAGATACCTTCCTTCGATTTTGAGATTGATGATCGTATTCTGGTTGACTATTGTTTAGACAATATGAATACATATTGGTTAAAAAGGATGAAAAAAAATGAAAAGTATAAAAAAATTGCATTTCTATTCCCTAAAAAAATGGTGGATTGGGAAATACAATGGTCAGTTTCAGGGATGTTGCGACAATTCTATACAATCAAAGAACATAAAGTAATTTCAAAAGTAGGGGCCTGTGAATATGCAATAAACCATATGCCCAAAAAATGGCATGGACTCATAAATGAAGCGATCAGTATTCGAAAAGGGTTAAATGTCCGTTACTGTAATTCTAAGAAACAACGTGCCATTGACACTCTAGAATTTATGCATTATATACTTGATAACTGTAATGCAAATGCCCCTCGAGAATCTGAAAGAAAAGATAACTGATCCGGGAAGCCTACACATCAGCCAAAATAGAAAATGAAAAATAAAAATCGTAAATTATAACCGACCTTGCTTCTGATTCAAACAATTTTCAAAAAGAGTCAGCCTAACAATAACGCTTAATAACAACAGAAATAACAGATGTTAAAGACCAGTTAGCTTCAATTTAGAAAATCTATAAGAAGTGAAATATTGATCAAACACCCCTATTTAGAGGTGTTTTTTTGTGAAAAAAAGGGATGTGTGCCTGTCTATTCAATGCGGTGCTTCCTACCAGTTTTTCAATGAATATCCCCGATCTATATTCACTGAAATTTTCAAACAGCAACTAAAAAATTTTTTTGCATATTACTTTGACAGATAGAGTAATTTCAAGTAAGATTACTCTATCAGATAGAATAGTGAATGAAACAAGGAAGTGAAAACATGCTTAGAAGCGATCTTATTCGCGGTCATTTGGATTCGATTATCTTACGCTTGATTTTTGAACAAGACAGGTATGGCTATGAAATATCGAAGGAAATTAGCTTACGTACAGACAATCGATTCCAGATAAAAGAGGCAACACTATATGCTGTATTTCAGCGACTTGAGAAAAAGGAACTAATTGAATCGTACATGGGAAGTGTTTCTCAAGGTGGGAAAAGGAAGTATTACAGGATCACCACGCTCGGAAAGGCATATTTAAAAGAAATGATTGATGAATGGATAGAAACCAAGGAAGTAATCGATTTATTTATGGAGGGATTAAAGTGAAAAAGTTAAAAAATCATGTGGACGATCTATTTAAAGATGTACCGGAAAGTGAGCAAAAGAAGGCCGTTAAGCAGGAAGTTTTGGAAAACCTTGAAGAAAAAGTGTGGGATTTAATGGAACAAGGTAAGGAAGAGGAAGATGCAATTAATAAAGCAATCGTAGATTTTGGGGATATTGAAGATTTAAAAAAGGAGCTGGGTGTAAAGAAGCCAGCGAAAAAAAACATGAAGAAATTAAATTTAGGGTTTTCCATCTGGGGCAGCCTGCTCATAATTGCTCTGTTTATTTTCATTAATTTTTCATATTCACCAAAGACAATCTGGTTTGTGTATCCAACATTTGCGGTATTATGGTGGCCATTAACGATGTATTTTACTTGGTTGCGTTCAAAGTAAGGAGGGAAAGAGACCAATGAAAAAATTTGATTTAGGTTTTGCGGTAGCCGGATGTGTAATGAGTATTGTCTTTTTTATGCTTGTAAATTTTTTAACCAGTCCCCAATATCCTTGGTTTATTTATCCTTCTTTTGTTCTTTTGTTCTGGCCGATCGGGTTGTACTGTGTAAAGTATGGGAAACACAAACAACTTTCCCTTATTTATAGTGCACTTATCATAGCATTTTTGACTGCTGAAAATTATATTAATTCACCGCAATACCCATGGTCTATATATGCTATATATCCAATTTTCTGGTGGCCAATCCTTGTTCATTTAGAAAAGCGTGCAAGAACAATGACCGTTGCACTGGCAGGAAGTATAAGCATCATTTTATACTATTCCATTCTTAATGTTCTCTTATCACCAGCATATCCCTGGGCGATCTATCCGGCGTTTGTAGTATTGTGGTGGCCGCTTGTCATTTATCATACAAAGAAAAAGACATTTTTTGAATTCTCCATCCATGCGAGCTTGCTTATCAGTGTCTTTTTTATCTGCGTGAATATAATTTCTACACCAAATACCATCTGGGCAGTTTACCCGATTTTCTGTGTACTATGGTGGCCGCTTAGTATGTATTATTTCGTATTTAAAAGGAAATTAACAAAGTGATTTTATAAAAAAGAAATGAATGTGAGGAGTTGGTGGAAAATCCGGAAAAGCAGCTATATAAGAATTAAATCAGCATCACCAAGTTCCACTCTGATCTTTCCAGGTAAATCATCGCTTCTTGGCTAGAAAAGGCAGACTGTGGTGAAGCTTTTCCGGTCAAGAAGGTCGATATGAACTTCTTTGAAAAAGACCTGGAAAAGCTAGAGAAGGATTTAAACGATCAAATCAATTTAACTTTGTAAAAAACATTATAAAAAAAAGCTAATGTAACACTTTATAAAAATGTTACGTTAGCTTTTTTTAAATTCAATTACGAATAAAATCTTTTTACGAACCCACCAACAGACTTTCAGATAAACATTTGATGCTACTTTTTCAAATGATAAGGGACCGTCGTAATGATGACATTTCTCCGATATAGGAGGGATGCACGTATCAGTAAGCTTGATTGGTTATGGAGAATATTGTGCCAGCCTTTCTTTGGAATAAATTGTGGGATGATCACCGTGACTTGGTAATTTGATTCACTCGCTTTATGTTCAACCGTGTCGACAAATTTGATCAATGGTTGAATGATACTTCGATAATGAGAGTGAAGTGTTACAAGCCGTACATCCGGCTGCCATTTATTCCATTTCTCTTCAAACTTTTTTTCATCCTCCCTTTCAAACGAGACGTAAACAGCAATAATCTGGTCAGGTGAAAGAGATTTAGCATAATTGATTGAGTTTTCTACCACGTGCGTTATACCAGCAACAGGTACAACGATTACATTCCCTTCAATCGGGACAGCAGGCTCACAAGTGGTGATCCGTAGTTGGTCGCCTACTGCATCATAATGCTTTCTTATTCGATGAAAGATAAAAATGATAATTGGTAAGAAAATTAACACAGGCCAAACCTGAGTAAATTTGGTTATAAAGAGCACGATGGTAACAGTAAAACTAATCAATGCCCCGGTTGTGTTAATAACTAGCTTTATTAACCAGCCGCTAGGTTTTTCACGAAGCCATTTCAGCATCATTCCTGTTTGCGACAGCGTAAAAGGAATGAAAACACCAACTGCATAAAGCGGGATTAAATGTTCTGTTTTTCCTTTAAAAGCTATAATCAAAATGATCGAGGAAACTCCTAGGATGATAATTCCATTGGAGTATCCTAATCGGTCACCTCTAATGGTAAACATTCTTGGGATAAATTTATCCTTTGCTAAATTCACAGCCAGTAATGGGAAAGCCGAATACCCTGTATTGGCAGCAAGGACTAAAATCAGTGCCGTTGTCCCTTGGATAAAGTAATACATTAAATTCCGTCCAAAGGTGTCCTCTGCAATTTGTGAGACGACCGTCACCTTAGCACTAGGCGCAATCCCATAATAATAGGCTAAAAATACGATGCCAGAAAAAAGTAAAGCAAGTAAAGCCCCCATGGCCATCAACGTTTTGGCTGCGTTTTTCGGAGCTGGGTCCTTAAAGTTTGGAATGGCATTGGATATGGCCTCGACACCTGTAAGTGCGGAACTGCCAGATGCAAAGGCTTTTAAGAGAATAAAGAGACTTATTCCTGCTACAGGTGTACCAAGAGGAGCATGTAAATCAGGTGAAACCTTACCCGTTAAGACATTGAATAGCCCGACTCCAATTAATATAAATAAGGCAAACACAAATAAATAAACAGGGTAGGCTAAAATCGAGGCAGACTCCGTTAACCCTCTTAAGTTCAAAATTGTAATAAGCAGGACGAAAAAAATCGCAATGGCTACATTATATGCATGTAAGGCTGGAAAAGCAGATGTAATGGCATCGGTACCAGCAGATACACTTACTGCGACCGTTAAAATATAGTCAACTAATAATGATCCTCCTGCTACTAGACCTGGGTTAATACCTAAATTTTCCTTTGAAACCACATACGCTCCTCCACCATGTGGATAGGCGAAGATAATCTGGCGATAGGATAGAATTAAAGCAGCTAGCAGGATTAAGACTCCAATAGCAATTGGAATGGAGTACCAAAAGGCTACGGAACCCAATGTAACAAGGACAATTAATATTTGTTCCGGACCATAGGCAACGGAAGATAATGCATCCGAAGAAAGGATCGCTAATGCTTTTGTTTTAGAAAGTTTCTGTTCCCCTAAAGCCGCTGATTTTAAAGGACGCCCAATTAATAACCTCTTTATAGAAGTAATCAAAGCTGTTCACCGCCAAATAGTTATAAATATATTGTTCTCTTTTTATCTAAAAAAACCCCGAAAATGCGGGATTTTAAAAAAAAATAAAAAAGTCTACAAGTCATCAATGAATAGACCTGTAGACATTAATTTTTATGTCGCACAAGCTCCACCTTCCTTCTCATATAACGCTTACGAGGTTAGCTGTCGGATTCGGACCATTGAGTAGCCCTACCTAGAAGGATTCACCCCTCGGGTTATTAAATCAGCCCGTAAAAAAGGTTCCCCCGTACCATAAGGATTCAGCGATTTAGAAATTTGAAACCGTTTTTTATCATACTCCCGTGTATAGATAAAGTAAATAAAAATTTTTAAGAAATAATCAATTTTTTTACGATTGAAACAATGTGAATCCATGAATGTTATCCGAAGATCAGTCAATAATAATGGTATTTCATACTAAGATAGGATGGATATTATGTCTAACCATAAGAAACCCTTATTAACGGATGAGTTTTTAGACGAATTGGCAATAGAGATTTCTCAACTATATGGCGGTTCCTTACATGAACAAAATAATGTACTGGAACAGCTGAAAAATAGCGATTAATTCAAAGCGAATAGGAAATGTTTTTTGACTATCTATTGAATACGGACAGTGATATATTTTTTATAAAAATATTTAGAAAATTCTTGACAGAATAAGGGAGAAATGCTACTATTTTCCTCTGTGACTAAAAAAGGCAGGGAGGGAAATCGAATTGATACACTTAGAGGGAATAACTAAATCCTACAAGATTGCCAAGCGTTCAACCGGTCTGCGGCAGGCAGCTAAGGCGCTTTTTTTCCGGGAACATACGATTGTTGACGCATTAATGAACATCTCTTTTTCTATTAATCAAGGAGAGATTGTTGGTTATATCGGCCCGAATGGGGCAGGAAAATCGACGACGATTAAGATTATGAGCGGTATCTTGGTGCCTGACACAGGGAAGTGCACGATTATGGGGTACACACCCTGGAAAGAAAGAACCCAGTATGTAAAAAATATCGGAGTTGTTTTCGGGCAGCGCTCCCAGCTTTGGTGGGATGTCCCGGTAATGGATTCTTTTGAACTGCTAAAAGATATCTATAAGGTTCCGCAACAAGAATATAAATCTACGATCGACCTACTCATCGAAACGCTAGAACTGCAAGAAATCGTGAATACACCCGTCCGTCAATTAAGTTTAGGTCAGCGAATGCGCTGCGAGATTGCAGCTTCGCTCATTCACAATCCCCAAATACTATTTTTAGATGAACCGACCATCGGACTGGATGCGGTTTCGAAAATCGCCGTCCGCCAGTTTATCAAAACGATTAATAAAGAAAAGGGAGTCACCGTCATCCTTACGACCCACGATATGAATGATATTGAGGCACTGGCCGAGCGGGTTATTTTGATAGGAAAAGGGAGTGTATTATACGACGGTTATTTAGAAGAATTGCGGCAGCGGTTTGGCACACATAAAACCATCACAGCGGATTACGGAAAAAATACAAACCCCATCCAAATCCCCGGGGCAGCCACACTATCGTGGACACCGGAACGTGTAGTTCTGAGCATCGATACAGATCAGGTAAAAACCTCTGATGTTATCACCCAATTATCGAACCAGGTTGAGCTGATGGATGTCGCGATTGAGGCACAACCAATAGAGGATATTATCGTTCAGCTTTACAAGGAGTATCAAATATGAAGGTGTATATATCGGTTTTAAAACTGCGGCTTAGCATGGGGATGCAGTATCGGGCGGCAGCACTTGCCGGGGTGGCGACGCAATTTTTCTGGGGATTTATCAGTATTATGGTATTTGAAGCATTCTATCAACATGCTGTACAAACACTGCCGATTTCTTTAAAAGAATTAATTCAATATATATGGCTCCAGCAGGCGTTTCTTGTCTTCGTCATGATGTGGTTTCGCGATAATGAACTATTTGATCTCATTACAAGCGGGAATATTGCCTATGAGCTTTGCCGGCCGAGCGGACTTTACGGATTTTGGTATGCCAAGCTCCTCGCCCAGCGGCTGTCAAGTGCGTTTTTACGCTGTTTTCCCATATTAATTGTTGCCTTCCTTTTACCCAAACCATACAACTTAGAACCCCCGACTAATATAACTGCATTTTTATTGTTTTTAAGCGCATTGCTATTGGGCTTGCTGCTATTAGTCGCCATATCCATGTTCTTATACATATCCGTCTTCATCACATTGTCGCCTATGGGGTCACTCCTCGTATTTGGCGTCCTTAGTGAATTTTTTGCCGGATTAATTATTCCTATCCCATTGATGCCAGAATGGCTACAAAAAATTGCCTATGTGCTTCCATTTCGCTGGACGGCGGATTTCCCGTTTAGGGTCTATTCGGGGCATATCCCAGAGCACGATGCTACCATTGGCATTCTCATTCAGCTAGCTTATCTCACTGTTCTTGTTGTGCTAGGAAGGGCGGCCCTTAATGGTGTACTAAAAAAAGTTGTGGTCCAAGGAGGTTGACCCGGTTGAGCCTATATTTTAAATATCTGCTAATCCACTTTAAATCACAAATGCAATACCGCACCTCATTTTGGCTGCTATCTATCGGTCAATTTTTTATTCCTTTTTCCATTTTTGCTGGTCTTTACTTTTTGTTTGAGCGGTTTGGGCAAATAAAGGGCTGGCAATTCTTTGAGGTGGCGCTTTGCTTCGCGGTTATCCATATGGCCTTCAGCTTGAGCGAATGTTTTGCCCGCGGATTTGATACTTTTTCTAGTTTAATTGTCAAGGGAGATTTTGATCGACTGTTGGTCCGGCCGCGCAGTACCTTTATCCAGGTTCTCGGCTCAAAGTTTGAGTTTACGAGATTTGGCAGACTGCTCCAGAGTGTCATTGTTTTACTATGGGCCTTAAGCAATCTTCCCATTGAGTGGAGTATACCTAAAGCCATTACCCTTGTGCTGATGATCACGAGCGGTGTGTTTATTTTCACCGGTATTTATATGCTTGCTGCTACCATGTGTTTTTGGACAGTGCAGGGACTCGAGGTAGCGAATATTTTTACCGACGGCGGCAGGGAGATGGCGCAATACCCGTTAAATATTTATCAAAAATGGGTCACCCGCTTTTTCACCTTTGTCATTCCTTTTGGAACAGTAAATTACTTGCCGCTGCAGTATATTCTCGGAAAAGCAGGCGGAAGTGACCTAGTTCATATGTTGACTCCGGTTATGGGGAGCCTATTTATCCTGCCTTGCTTTCTCGTCTGGCAATTGGGTGTCAGGCACTATCGTTCAACAGGTTCATAAAAGTTTGGATGGTAGGTAGAAAAGATCTGTTTTGCCGCCGCCATAAAGTAGGTTAAGGATTAGATATAGATTTAACGAAAAAGGATGTCTCAAAAGTAAGGATCATAACCTTTCGAGACATCCTTTTATAGTAATCGATTTAAGCTCATTACATTTAATCAAACGATTGATTAGTATATCGTAATTTTGACTGTGATTAAATCAAACGATTAATTAATATACTTCTTCATTGATTGAAATTTAACCAAACGTTTGATTAGTATACTATATTAATGATTGATATTTAATTTAGCCCATTGTTTAAAGGCTTCTATTTATCTTAACTTTTTAATCAAACGTTTAATTAGTATACCACATAAATGTTTGGTATTTAATCAAACGATTGATTAGTGTATCACATAAATAATTAGTAATTAATCAAACGATTGATTAGTACTTCTGATCAATGATTTTTCAAAAAAAATTAATGACTTTCTGCCAGTTTTTTCGCTTGAAAGCTAATACGGATCAAAATATCCAGCTCGGACTATCCTCATGTTTTTCATAATAATATTTCACCCAGGCTTGAAATTCAGTAACACTCAATTTTAATCAGTAGTCCTCTGATAAATTTTATTAATAGAAAACATCTACTAAACTCTTATTATTGGATTAGATCCACCTTCTCGATATTGTTAATTGCCATATAGGCAATTAACACACCAATAATTGCAAGTGTTATAGGGATGATAATAATATCATTTAATGTCATTCCACCATTGTTAGAGCAAACAATTAAAACAATTATGATCGAGGAGATGATGGTTGTGGGAACTGAATATTTTCGCATACCGAAAAATAGAGGAATCAAGCTCATTCCGGTTGCTGATAGTGCATTCATTAGAACCCTCAATGCATGATTTTTTGCAACTGTAATAGAAAGCGTATCTGGGATATAGTGCATCTTTTCATTAATAAAATAAATCAAAGTAGCGATAATCGTATTCGCAAAGATAATTGCTGTAAATGTAAAGACGACTATAAGTATTAACTTTGCGATAATGATTTTCTTTCTATTG
The DNA window shown above is from Neobacillus sp. WH10 and carries:
- a CDS encoding ATP-binding cassette domain-containing protein, translating into MIHLEGITKSYKIAKRSTGLRQAAKALFFREHTIVDALMNISFSINQGEIVGYIGPNGAGKSTTIKIMSGILVPDTGKCTIMGYTPWKERTQYVKNIGVVFGQRSQLWWDVPVMDSFELLKDIYKVPQQEYKSTIDLLIETLELQEIVNTPVRQLSLGQRMRCEIAASLIHNPQILFLDEPTIGLDAVSKIAVRQFIKTINKEKGVTVILTTHDMNDIEALAERVILIGKGSVLYDGYLEELRQRFGTHKTITADYGKNTNPIQIPGAATLSWTPERVVLSIDTDQVKTSDVITQLSNQVELMDVAIEAQPIEDIIVQLYKEYQI
- a CDS encoding ABC transporter permease → MLNILKLEIKKHKIGSSIKGALIATAFIFGCMFLFLFGSKFDDELIMESYELIFVLIDTFVRAVFIIFASTLIAKLIIDEYKNKTITILFMYPINRKKIIIAKLILIVVFTFTAIIFANTIIATLIYFINEKMHYIPDTLSITVAKNHALRVLMNALSATGMSLIPLFFGMRKYSVPTTIISSIIIVLIVCSNNGGMTLNDIIIIPITLAIIGVLIAYMAINNIEKVDLIQ
- a CDS encoding ABC-2 family transporter protein, translating into MSLYFKYLLIHFKSQMQYRTSFWLLSIGQFFIPFSIFAGLYFLFERFGQIKGWQFFEVALCFAVIHMAFSLSECFARGFDTFSSLIVKGDFDRLLVRPRSTFIQVLGSKFEFTRFGRLLQSVIVLLWALSNLPIEWSIPKAITLVLMITSGVFIFTGIYMLAATMCFWTVQGLEVANIFTDGGREMAQYPLNIYQKWVTRFFTFVIPFGTVNYLPLQYILGKAGGSDLVHMLTPVMGSLFILPCFLVWQLGVRHYRSTGS
- a CDS encoding APC family permease, with protein sequence MITSIKRLLIGRPLKSAALGEQKLSKTKALAILSSDALSSVAYGPEQILIVLVTLGSVAFWYSIPIAIGVLILLAALILSYRQIIFAYPHGGGAYVVSKENLGINPGLVAGGSLLVDYILTVAVSVSAGTDAITSAFPALHAYNVAIAIFFVLLITILNLRGLTESASILAYPVYLFVFALFILIGVGLFNVLTGKVSPDLHAPLGTPVAGISLFILLKAFASGSSALTGVEAISNAIPNFKDPAPKNAAKTLMAMGALLALLFSGIVFLAYYYGIAPSAKVTVVSQIAEDTFGRNLMYYFIQGTTALILVLAANTGYSAFPLLAVNLAKDKFIPRMFTIRGDRLGYSNGIIILGVSSIILIIAFKGKTEHLIPLYAVGVFIPFTLSQTGMMLKWLREKPSGWLIKLVINTTGALISFTVTIVLFITKFTQVWPVLIFLPIIIFIFHRIRKHYDAVGDQLRITTCEPAVPIEGNVIVVPVAGITHVVENSINYAKSLSPDQIIAVYVSFEREDEKKFEEKWNKWQPDVRLVTLHSHYRSIIQPLIKFVDTVEHKASESNYQVTVIIPQFIPKKGWHNILHNQSSLLIRASLLYRRNVIITTVPYHLKK
- a CDS encoding bacitracin ABC transporter ATP-binding protein encodes the protein MSNHKKPLLTDEFLDELAIEISQLYGGSLHEQNNVLEQLKNSD
- a CDS encoding PadR family transcriptional regulator, which gives rise to MLRSDLIRGHLDSIILRLIFEQDRYGYEISKEISLRTDNRFQIKEATLYAVFQRLEKKELIESYMGSVSQGGKRKYYRITTLGKAYLKEMIDEWIETKEVIDLFMEGLK
- a CDS encoding permease prefix domain 1-containing protein; amino-acid sequence: MKKLKNHVDDLFKDVPESEQKKAVKQEVLENLEEKVWDLMEQGKEEEDAINKAIVDFGDIEDLKKELGVKKPAKKNMKKLNLGFSIWGSLLIIALFIFINFSYSPKTIWFVYPTFAVLWWPLTMYFTWLRSK
- a CDS encoding ABC transporter permease; the encoded protein is MKVYISVLKLRLSMGMQYRAAALAGVATQFFWGFISIMVFEAFYQHAVQTLPISLKELIQYIWLQQAFLVFVMMWFRDNELFDLITSGNIAYELCRPSGLYGFWYAKLLAQRLSSAFLRCFPILIVAFLLPKPYNLEPPTNITAFLLFLSALLLGLLLLVAISMFLYISVFITLSPMGSLLVFGVLSEFFAGLIIPIPLMPEWLQKIAYVLPFRWTADFPFRVYSGHIPEHDATIGILIQLAYLTVLVVLGRAALNGVLKKVVVQGG
- a CDS encoding aminoglycoside adenylyltransferase domain-containing protein, which gives rise to MDTKIPMPIHNILSHYIAVFHERIPNTLEGLYIHGSIALDAYIHESSDIDFVAIINRQLTEPEVKTLSKLHQELAVKYKKTGMDGCYLLLEDMGKADLHKRLYTIDGKVDWSDQVTNPITWWILKNKGITIIGQEIPSFDFEIDDRILVDYCLDNMNTYWLKRMKKNEKYKKIAFLFPKKMVDWEIQWSVSGMLRQFYTIKEHKVISKVGACEYAINHMPKKWHGLINEAISIRKGLNVRYCNSKKQRAIDTLEFMHYILDNCNANAPRESERKDN